One stretch of Paramormyrops kingsleyae isolate MSU_618 chromosome 4, PKINGS_0.4, whole genome shotgun sequence DNA includes these proteins:
- the chchd7 gene encoding coiled-coil-helix-coiled-coil-helix domain-containing protein 7 has translation MPSNVGKVRNEDINPCIEESDDSRKCLDANNYNKDKCTAYFIKYKNCRKFWHGIMLQRRKEGVRPDIPTLKEREEILRARGGKPY, from the exons ATGCCTTCAAATGTAGGCAAAGTTAGGAACGAGGATATCAATCCATGCATTGAG GAAAGCGATGATTCTAGGAAGTGTTTAGATGCCAATAATTACAACAAGGACAAGTGCACAGCGTATTTCATTAAGTACAAAAACTGCAGAAAGTTCTGG CACGGCATAATGCTGCAGCGGCGGAAGGAGGGCGTGAGGCCAGACATACCCACGCtgaaggagagggaggagatCCTGCGAGCCAGGGGTGGGAAGCCTTACTGA
- the plag1 gene encoding zinc finger protein PLAG1 has protein sequence MATVIPGDLDEVKDTQKVPSATGRRKRGEGKPRKNFPCHLCEKAFNSVEKLKVHSYSHTGERPYRCSQPDCSKAFVSKYKLLRHMATHSPEKTHKCNYCEKMFHRKDHLKNHLHTHDPNKEAFSCDECGKSYNTKLGFRRHQALHSANAGDLTCRVCLQTFPSTAELLEHLKSHAGKSSGGAKEKKHQCEHCDRRFYTRKDVRRHMVVHTGRKDFLCQYCAQRFGRKDHLTRHVKKSHTKELLKVKTEPLDLLDPFACGVPLPVKAELQSMMAMASGELGVYASPAQVDQAAGPLAMACPLEVEHAGLSAHQHPLKYQPGSTSYSMPGSEKEQPLKGEIESYLMELQNSMPSSSGGVAIPGAKLGLTSPVGALDEASVDASLSKLHGMAASDPLPSSSSSLDFSQLFNFLPLNGPPYGQPIPGSGLGIGYIQEEALSLPQPQDPSEPGGSVGLGALHGLSSPFTSNTGATTLPRFHQAFQ, from the exons ATGGCCACGGTAATACCTGGGGATTTAGACGAAGTCAAGGATACCCAGAAGGTCCCATCGGCCACCGGGAGGCGAAAGAGAGGCGAGGGCAAGCCCCGGAAGAATTTCCCTTGCCACCTGTGCGAAAAGGCTTTCAACAGCGTGGAAAAGCTGAAGGTGCACTCATATTCGCACACGGGGGAGCGTCCGTACCGCTGCTCGCAGCCAGACTGCAGCAAGGCCTTCGTCTCCAAGTACAAGCTGCTGAG GCACATGGCCACCCATTCCCCCGAGAAGACCCACAAGTGTAATTACTGCGAGAAGATGTTCCACCGTAAAGACCACCTGAAGAACCACCTACACACGCACGACCCCAACAAGGAGGCGTTCTCGTGCGACGAGTGCGGCAAGAGCTACAACACCAAGCTGGGCTTCCGGCGCCACCAGGCGCTGCACTCGGCCAACGCCGGCGACCTCACGTGCCGGGTGTGCCTGCAGACCTTCCCCAGCACGGCCGAGCTGCTGGAGCACCTGAAGAGCCACGCCGGCAAGTCGTCGGGCGGCGCCAAGGAGAAGAAGCACCAGTGTGAGCACTGCGACCGGCGGTTCTACACGCGCAAGGACGTCCGCCGCCACATGGTGGTGCACACCGGCCGCAAGGACTTCCTGTGCCAATACTGCGCACAACGCTTTGGCAGGAAGGACCACCTGACGCGCCACGTCAAGAAGAGCCACACGAAGGAGCTGCTCAAGGTCAAGACCGAGCCGCTGGACCTGCTGGACCCGTTTGCCTGCGGCGTCCCGCTGCCAGTCAAGGCCGAGCTGCAGTCCATGATGGCCATGGCGTCTGGTGAGCTCGGCGTCTACGCTTCGCCGGCAcaggtggaccaggcggccgggccCTTGGCAATGGCGTGCCCGCTGGAGGTGGAGCACGCCGGCCTCTCCGCTCACCAGCACCCCCTGAAGTACCAGCCGGGTTCTACCTCATACTCCATGCCTGGGTCTGAGAAGGAGCAGCCGCTCAAGGGGGAGATTGAGAGCTACCTGATGGAGCTGCAGAACAGCATGCCTTCATCTTCGGGGGGTGTGGCCATCCCCGGAGCCAAGCTGGGCCTGACATCGCCGGTAGGGGCCCTGGACGAAGCCTCGGTGGATGCCTCGCTGTCCAAGCTCCATGGAATGGCCGCCTCTGACCCGCtcccctcctcatcctcctccctGGACTTCTCTCAGCTCTTCAACTTCCTCCCTCTGAATGGGCCCCCGTACGGACAGCCCATCCCCGGCTCGGGCCTGGGCATCGGCTACATCCAGGAGGAGGCGCTGTCGCTCCCACAGCCCCAGGACCCCTCGGAGCCCGGGGGCAGCGTGGGATTGGGTGCCCTCCATGGGCTGTCCTCGCCGTTCACGTCCAACACGGGCGCTACCACCCTGCCCCGTTTCCACCAGGCGTTTCAGTAA
- the mos gene encoding proto-oncogene serine/threonine-protein kinase mos produces the protein MPSPIPVSRLLHKGFGATLEVGACSSPLTRHGKNISLRVPRQNFPTRCAHKLWSSVVNWKELRHLCPIGSGGFGSVYKGRYFDETVAVKKVKKCAKNKLASRQSFWSELNAAHLRHKNIVRIIAATTCIPPSVENEDNIGTIVMEYAGCVSLHHLIYCSTSELEMERCMKYALGISSGMDFLHSHYIAHLDLKPANVLITEEDDCKIADFGCSQKLEPCNHAYPVTSHIGGTYTHRAPEILKGSEVTLKADIYSFAITFWQLITRDQPYEGERQAVLYAVVAFDLRPKLTGEVFMESSLGKKCRSLICRCWTGDPAQRPSSKEVLSEIETMHMSTFKVP, from the coding sequence ATGCCCTCCCCTATCCCAGTAAGCCGCCTCTTGCATAAGGGGTTTGGAGCCACACTTGAAGTGGGAGCCTGCAGCTCTCCCCTGACGAGGCATGGGAAGAACATCTCCCTCCGGGTGCCCCGGCAGAACTTCCCCACCAGATGTGCGCACAAGCTCTGGTCGTCCGTGGTCAATTGGAAAGAGCTGCGGCACCTGTGCCCCATCGGATCCGGCGGCTTTGGTTCCGTGTACAAAGGCCGGTACTTCGACGAAACGGTGGCGGTGAAGAAGGTGAAAAAGTGCGCCAAAAACAAGCTGGCGTCCCGGCAGAGCTTCTGGTCGGAGCTGAACGCGGCCCATCTGCGGCACAAAAACATCGTCCGAATCATCGCAGCCACCACCTGCATTCCGCCAAGTGTGGAAAACGAGGATAATATCGGCACGATCGTGATGGAGTATGCGGGATGCGTCAGTCTGCACCATCTTATCTATTGCAGCACCAGCGAGCTGGAGATGGAGAGGTGCATGAAGTATGCATTGGGCATATCGAGCGGCATGGACTTCCTGCATTCACATTACATCGCCCACCTGGACCTGAAGCCAGCCAATGTCCTTATTACCGAAGAAGATGACTGCAAGATCGCCGATTTCGGCTGTTCCCAGAAACTGGAGCCCTGCAACCACGCATATCCAGTTACCTCCCATATAGGCGGTACCTACACCCATCGGGCACCCGAAATCCTGAAGGGATCGGAGGTTACCCTAAAAGCAGACATCTATTCTTTTGCAATAACTTTCTGGCAGCTCATAACCAGGGATCAGCCGTATGAAGGGGAGCGCCAGGCTGTGCTGTATGCAGTAGTTGCTTTTGATCTGCGACCGAAGTTAACAGGCGAGGTTTTCATGGAGTCCAGCCTGGGTAAAAAGTGCCGGTCCCTCATCTGTAGGTGCTGGACCGGCGATCCAGCCCAAAGACCCAGTTCCAAGGAAGTCTTAAGCGAGATCGAGACCATGCACATGTCAACCTTTAAAGTGCCTTGA
- the rps20 gene encoding small ribosomal subunit protein uS10, whose product MAFKDTGKAPVEAEVAIHRIRITLTSRNVKSLEKVCADLIRGAKEKNLKVKGPVRMPTKTLRITTRKTPCGEGSKTWDRFQMRIHKRLIDLRSPSEIVKQITSISIEPGVEVEVTIADA is encoded by the exons ATG GCCTTTAAGGACACTGGGAAGGCGCCGGTTGAAGCTGAGGTTGCCATTCATCGCATCCGAATCACTCTTACCAGCCGCAATGTGAAGTCCCTGGAGAAGG TGTGTGCTGACTTGATCCGAGGTGCCAAGGAGAAGAACCTTAAGGTCAAGGGGCCAGTCCGTATGCCTACCAAG ACCCTGCGCATCACCACCAGGAAGACTCCTTGCGGTGAAGGTTCCAAGACTTGGGATCGCTTCCAGATGCGCATCCACAAGAGGCTCATCGATCTGCGCAGTCCGTCTGAGATCGTCAAGCAGATCACCTCCATCAGCATCGAGCCCGGCGTAGAAGTTGAGGTCACCATCGCTGATGCATAA